One segment of Pseudophryne corroboree isolate aPseCor3 chromosome 10, aPseCor3.hap2, whole genome shotgun sequence DNA contains the following:
- the LOC134965053 gene encoding kinesin-like protein KIF19, with the protein MNTEQKNAIDHQVTVALRIRPFNLIETKNRAQCITHQLGPQTLLLKDPGEDPYDVLRSSRTRETTFTFNHVFDQAATQENVYDSTMKNIVDDILTGYNAAIFAYGPTGTGKTYTMMGKPREPGMIYRTLKDLCKTIEETGRRDNFSLSLSYAEIYNETIRDLLRPSSGSLALREDPYGNTKILGITAFSPSTPEEAMNLLKMGNKRRSEATTAANKTSSRSHAILQITIKQTGSDGVSTGRLYMVDLAGSERASQTTNSGKTMKEGGYINRSLLALRKCIMALREKPGSHINYRDSKLTWLLKGALSGKSRMVMIAHVSPADSAFEESRSTMTYGSKAKFIQTRVERNSVPHGTAERGRGDKVLRKDMQFIMRRTMAPLINLPRVVPMAKNLQCVQEIKATARASANSYTYLELARRWL; encoded by the coding sequence ATGAATACTGAACAGAAGAACGCTATAGACCATCAGGTGACTGTGGCTCTGCGTATCCGTCCATTTAATTTGATCGAGACTAAGAATCGAGCCCAGTGCATCACACACCAACTTGGTCCACAGACGCTGCTACTGAAGGACCCTGGCGAGGATCCTTATGACGTACTGCGCTCGAGCAGGACCAGAGAAACAACATTCACCTTTAACCACGTGTTCGATCAGGCAGCTACTCAGGAAAATGTATATGATTCCACGATGAAGAACATAGTGGATGACATCCTAACTGGGTACAATGCTGCCATATTTGCCTATGGCCCAACAGGCACAGGGAAGACCTATACTATGATGGGTAAGCCTCGCGAGCCCGGAATGATTTATCGCACCCTGAAGGACCTGTGTAAGACGATTGAGGAGACCGGAAGGAGAGATAATTTCTCTTTATCATTGTCATATGCTGAGATCTACAATGAAACAATCCGGGACCTATTGAGACCTTCTTCTGGATCTTTGGCCCTCAGAGAGGATCCTTATGGTAACACCAAAATACTAGGGATTACTGCGTTCTCCCCTAGCACTCCTGAGGAGGCCATGAATCTGCTGAAGATGGGAAACAAGCGGCGCtctgaagcaacaacagcagctaatAAGACCTCATCACGCTCCCATGCCATATTACAAATCACCATAAAACAAACAGGCAGTGATGGAGTTAGCACAGGCCGCCTGTACATGGTGGACCTGGCAGGATCAGAGCGGGCAAGCCAGACTACCAACAGTGGCAAGACCATGAAAGAAGGAGGTTACATCAACCGCTCCCTCCTCGCCCTCAGGAAGTGCATCATGGCACTGCGCGAGAAACCAGGCAGCCATATAAACTATCGGGACAGTAAACTGACCTGGCTGCTAAAGGGCGCACTGAGCGGGAAAAGCAGAATGGTCATGATTGCACACGTCAGCCCTGCAGATAGTGCCTTTGAAGAGTCACGCAGCACAATGACCTATGGGAGCAAGGCCAAATTCATCCAGACACGGGTGGAGAGAAACAGTGTCCCCCATGGTACTGCTGAGAGGGGCAGGGGGGACAAAGTGCTGCGGAAAGACATGCAGTTTATTATGAGACGCACTATGGCACCGCTGATTAATTTGCCACGTGTAGTCCCTATGGCAAAGAATTTACAGTGTGTACAAGAGATCAAGGCTACAGCTCGTGCCAGTGCAAATTCTTACACATATCTAGAATTAGCACGTAGATGGCTGTAG